One part of the Anopheles merus strain MAF chromosome 3L, AmerM5.1, whole genome shotgun sequence genome encodes these proteins:
- the LOC121600228 gene encoding uncharacterized protein LOC121600228 isoform X3, translated as MHNGATSLAAKVGKEFAPRTDVIIEEQQQQQQKEMQGNERVQEQSGNRTDTSTGSDCVAGSERRPIGSYHRRRPPPYNNSRTSWSGGAASTGSNNGRSGHYHRNGYYGNGGGYYGAGKRSHYEHYPRRQQTSASTNRTTSGEGGETGGTTINDDEYTRITTPRQDVLFKKGYLSRPKPSVATASTSNTGSSSIAATTSEGSDGGNGGSNSISTTESITSEYGGSYAADGSQLIDYSYPCIPCGYFTETGVLVMNGFAVDNNGFSYFNGGQTYIYPPNYNNCQPSPPTDTTSAGDQTTDSMLYANDNATDETNANESTDLLDGSSPNHAPPVGDVEAVAQYESNTAAVVAYGECGDTAGDGQFYANGALPTLEQVPEEIIPNGEPQLAGELVAADAAAATTAGAVCDVQEPQDYSENGFFPYTNGYDFAQFYNSLCYPNWFMEQCRMYDDAGLPLYCGGEYAMTNEEVYGHQPSFKKRKKRFRTFEEMPAVNGNSYDVGNATSAMVLEPNATGSETTECVPESQVPSKDAPLQSYQLNADVQEFQPAALPVANSLPNAAKIGDVCTTSNDKVDHHSTKPGNAQPVARNRHPVAPKASKSTSKVVAAVPAAAHAAVTSESATAPNPSPVPVGGKPTSSKANRKKDLIESTLAFAAQNIDLTRPKAAASVSHESDLCWTTIDRNGRKKRVASELPEQEAVTAPGAEKESAAEERANTKHTNGDTVQQVAPTQAAPTTVECATVPDANGNREQPTKSKKKTHKHKRQQLRKSVGNFNKQPLEGFQLIEPEFSSSAAGHRRGRSGDKAGRAETITPKASNEEVTQNVEVSNEKQPSSDGPEQGTASCEGASRVDEEVAEVATTNAVYCDRESDGVPAEVSPTEENVALQVEEVIAQKVIPSLAVAVAVEEKTNLNETETEMHHQQTMSVDVEQLEDKEQEPELEVIAEGVIEESKNDSKPFAQEPEVVEEMLNHVAEGAVEILQEPTEPDTTQTNHCVEELTVPNDLEESSAVLSHPVEQHQTMDVQLTIDTHVLTSAAKQLTMSSVTSPKLPTLEEDETEEQADGANDGIGSEGDDARPKRGSVSGAGYTESIDSGLQSPAPCGGVASPETSSMVSSIESQPTSGESGQSALTQVVGSWLLRKLEVHETEELFVLPSNPLLIQRLERFHQLQRRERRERLRGAITSESEGDEEEEYDLEGEDTDSDYMSDGQGRLDRTQSDDANSSQPGSPLNSTQQEGADVAPKTLPNDAGTLLVGLDEGKRQAPAVHANGEHKSAAMVHRAADSKRCSIM; from the exons ATGCACAATGGCGCTACTAGTCTAGCTGCAAAGGTTGGAAAAGAGTTTGCACCTAGAACTGATGTAATAAtagaggagcagcagcagcagcagcagaaggaaaTGCAAGGAAATGAGCGAGTGCAGGAGCAAAGTGGGAATCGAACCGACACCAGCACCGGCAGCGACTGTGTGGCAGGTTCGGAACGACGTCCCATCGGTTCCTACCATAGACGTCGACCTCCTCCGTACAACAACTCGCGAACCAGCTGGAGCGGAGGAGCGGCATCTACCGGATCGAACAATGGTCGCAGCGGCCATTACCACCGTAACGGTTACTATGGTAATGGGGGTGGATATTATGGCGCGGGCAAACGGTCGCACTACGAGCACTACCCACGACGGCAGCAAACTTCGGCCAGCACGAACAGAACGACCTCCGGCGAGGGAGGAGAAACAGGAGGAACTACGATTAACGACG ATGAGTACACCCGAATAACAACCCCGCGACAGGACGTGCTCTTCAAGAAGGGCTACCTGTCCCGTCCGAAGCCTTCGGTCGCGACGGCCAGTACGTCGAACACGGGCTCCAGCTCGATCGCGGCCACCACTAGCGAGGGCAGCGATGGGGGCAACGGAGGCAGCAACAGCATTTCCACGACGGAATCCATCACGTCCGAGTACGGTGGGTCGTATGCGGCCGACGGCAGCCAGCTGATTGACTATTCCTATCCGTGCATTCCGTGCGGCTACTTCACGGAGACGGGCGTACTTGTGATGAATG GTTTTGCTGTAGACAACAATGGCTTTTCGTACTTTAACGGTGGCCAGACGTACATCTACCCACCGAACTACAACAACTGCCAACCGTCACCGCCGACAGACACGACGTCCGCCGGGGACCAAACGACGGATTCGATGCTTTACGCAAATGACAATGCAACGGACGAAACGAACGCGAACGAATCGACTGATCTGCTGGATGGATCGTCTCCGAACCATGCGCCACCGGTCGGTGATGTTGAGGCTGTGGCGCAGTACGAAAGCAATACAGCTGCCGTTGTCGCTTACGGTGAGTGCGGTGACACCGCCGGTGATGGTCAGTTCTACGCGAACGGTGCCCTTCCCACGCTGGAGCAGGTGCCGGAAGAGATCATTCCGAACGGCGAACCACAGCTGGCCGGGGAGCTGGTGgccgctgatgctgctgctgctactactgctggcGCAGTGTGTGACGTGCAGGAGCCGCAGGACTACTCGGAGAATGGGTTCTTCCCGTACACGAATGGGTACGATTTCGCTCAGTTCTACAATTCGCTTTGCTATCCCAACTGGTTCATGGAACAGTGCCGCATGTATGATGATGCTG GTCTACCATTATACTGCGGTGGCGAATACGCTATGACAAATGAGGAGGTCTACGGACATCAGCCGAGCTTTAAGAAGCGCAAAAAGCGGTTCCGTACCTTTGAGGAG ATGCCGGCAGTAAACGGTAACTCTTATGACGTTGGAAACGCCACATCTGCAATGGTG CTTGAACCCAACGCTACCGGTAGCGAGACTACCGAATGTGTGCCAGAAAGCCAAGTTCCTTCTAAAGATGCGCCTCTTCAGTCGTATCAACTAAATGCCGACGTGCAGGAGTTCCAACCTGCTGCACTGCCGGTGGCCAACTCACTTCCAAACGCCGCCAAGATTGGAGACGTCTGTACCACGTCGAATGACAAAGTGGATCATCACAGCACCAAGCCAGGCAACGCTCAACCAGTGGCGAGAAATCGACATCCAGTAGCACCAAAAGCTTCAAAATCTACGTCCAAAGTAGTAGCGGCCGTGCCTGCTGCTGCCCATGCTGCCGTTACTTCAGAGTCAGCTACAGCACCAAACCCATCTCCAGTGCCAGTTGGTGGAAAGCCAACGTCCAGCAAAGCTAACCGCAAGAAGGATTTGATCGAGTCGACGCTTGCCTTCGCCGCCCAGAATATTGATCTCACGCGCCCGAAAGCGGCTGCATCGGTGTCCCACGAGAGCGACCTGTGCTGGACCACCATCGATCGGAATGGCCGGAAGAAGCGTGTTGCATCGGAGCTGCCGGAGCAGGAGGCGGTCACTGCGCCTGGAGCGGAGAAAGAATCTGCTGCGGAAGAACGCGCAAACACGAAACATACGAACGGCGACACAGTGCAGCAAGTTGCACCGACACAAGCTGCGCCTACTACGGTAGAATGTGCCACGGTGCCGGACGCGAACGGTAACCGGGAGCAGCCAACTAAGAGTAAGAAAAagacacacaagcacaaaagACAGCAGCTCCGGAAGTCGGTGGGCAACTTCAACAAGCAACCGCTGGAAGGATTTCAGCTAATCGAGCCGGAATTTTCGTCCTCGGCGGCGGGACACCGCCGTGGACGAAGTGGTGATAAGGCAGGACGTGCTGAAACGATCACGCCGAAAGCTAGCAATGAAGAGGTAACACAGAATGTTGAAGTCAGCAATGAGAAGCAACCGTCCTCGGACGGCCCGGAGCAAGGTACGGCATCATGTGAGGGAGCTTCTCGCGTTGATGAAGAGGTTGCAGAGGTTGCAACTACAAACGCCGTGTATTGTGATAGGGAAAGTGATGGTGTGCCAGCCGAAGTATCGCCCACGGAAGAGAATGTTGCGTTGCAGGTAGAGGAAGTAATCGCTCAAAAAGTCATCCCTTCGCTAGCCGTTGCTGTTGCGGTGGAGGAGAAAACTAATCTAAACGAGACTGAGACTGAAATGCACCACCAACAAACGATGTCTGTGGACGTTGAGCAACTGGAAGACAAGGAACAGGAGCCGGAACTTGAAGTTATCGCCGAAGGAGTGATTGAGGAGAGCAAAAATGACTCCAAACCGTTTGCTCAGGAACCTGAAGTGGTGGAAGAGATGTTGAACCATGTTGCCGAGGGAGCAGTTGAGATTTTACAGGAGCCAACCGAGCCTGACACCACACAGACTAATCATTGCGTAGAGGAACTCACAGTTCCGAATGATCTCGAGGAGTCCAGCGCAGTTTTGTCTCACCCGGTCGAACAGCACCAAACAATGGACGTCCAGCTGACGATCGACACGCACGTGCTTACCAGTGCTGCCAAACAGCTGACGATGAGTTCCGTCACCAGCCCCAAATTGCCCACACTCGAAGAGGACGAAACGGAGGAGCAAGCTGACGGGGCGAATGATGGCATTGGATCGGAGGGTGACGACGCGCGTCCCAAGCGTGGTAGTGTCTCCGGCGCTGGATACACCGAAAGCATCGACTCGGGTCTACAGAGCCCGGCGCCGTGCGGTGGAGTTGCCTCGCCTGAAACCTCGTCCATGGTGAGCTCAATCGAAAGCCAACCGACCAGCGGCGAATCAGGCCAGTCCGCTCTGACCCAGGTGGTAGGTTCGTGGCTGTTGCGAAAGCTGGAAGTGCACGAGACCGAGGAGCTGTTTGTACTGCCGAGCAATCCGCTGCTGATTCAGCGTCTCGAGCGATTCCATCAGCTGCAGCGCCGCGAACGCCGCGAGCGACTTCGGGGAGCGATCACGTCCGAGTCGGAGGGGGATGAAGAGGAAGAGTACGATCTCGAGGGAGAGGACACGGACAGTGACTACATGAGCGATGGACAAGGAAGGCTAGATCGCACACAGTCTGACGACGCCAACAGCTCGCAGCCGGGATCGCCGCTTAACTCCACCCAGCAAGAAGGTGCTGACGTTGCGCCGAAAACTCTGCCCAATGATGCGGGGACACTGTTGGTCGGGCTGGATGAAGGCAAGCGACAGGCACCAGCCGTTCATGCCAACGGGGAACACAAATCCGCAGCAATGGTGCATCGGGCGGCCGACTCAAAGCGCTGCTCGATCATGTAG
- the LOC121600228 gene encoding uncharacterized protein LOC121600228 isoform X1 yields MAKGAKRKTKWVSLSLANANTKTSNATGSDSEQTQVHHHQQQHHGEGHRHKMHNGATSLAAKVGKEFAPRTDVIIEEQQQQQQKEMQGNERVQEQSGNRTDTSTGSDCVAGSERRPIGSYHRRRPPPYNNSRTSWSGGAASTGSNNGRSGHYHRNGYYGNGGGYYGAGKRSHYEHYPRRQQTSASTNRTTSGEGGETGGTTINDDEYTRITTPRQDVLFKKGYLSRPKPSVATASTSNTGSSSIAATTSEGSDGGNGGSNSISTTESITSEYGGSYAADGSQLIDYSYPCIPCGYFTETGVLVMNGFAVDNNGFSYFNGGQTYIYPPNYNNCQPSPPTDTTSAGDQTTDSMLYANDNATDETNANESTDLLDGSSPNHAPPVGDVEAVAQYESNTAAVVAYGECGDTAGDGQFYANGALPTLEQVPEEIIPNGEPQLAGELVAADAAAATTAGAVCDVQEPQDYSENGFFPYTNGYDFAQFYNSLCYPNWFMEQCRMYDDAGLPLYCGGEYAMTNEEVYGHQPSFKKRKKRFRTFEEMPAVNGNSYDVGNATSAMVLEPNATGSETTECVPESQVPSKDAPLQSYQLNADVQEFQPAALPVANSLPNAAKIGDVCTTSNDKVDHHSTKPGNAQPVARNRHPVAPKASKSTSKVVAAVPAAAHAAVTSESATAPNPSPVPVGGKPTSSKANRKKDLIESTLAFAAQNIDLTRPKAAASVSHESDLCWTTIDRNGRKKRVASELPEQEAVTAPGAEKESAAEERANTKHTNGDTVQQVAPTQAAPTTVECATVPDANGNREQPTKSKKKTHKHKRQQLRKSVGNFNKQPLEGFQLIEPEFSSSAAGHRRGRSGDKAGRAETITPKASNEEVTQNVEVSNEKQPSSDGPEQGTASCEGASRVDEEVAEVATTNAVYCDRESDGVPAEVSPTEENVALQVEEVIAQKVIPSLAVAVAVEEKTNLNETETEMHHQQTMSVDVEQLEDKEQEPELEVIAEGVIEESKNDSKPFAQEPEVVEEMLNHVAEGAVEILQEPTEPDTTQTNHCVEELTVPNDLEESSAVLSHPVEQHQTMDVQLTIDTHVLTSAAKQLTMSSVTSPKLPTLEEDETEEQADGANDGIGSEGDDARPKRGSVSGAGYTESIDSGLQSPAPCGGVASPETSSMVSSIESQPTSGESGQSALTQVVGSWLLRKLEVHETEELFVLPSNPLLIQRLERFHQLQRRERRERLRGAITSESEGDEEEEYDLEGEDTDSDYMSDGQGRLDRTQSDDANSSQPGSPLNSTQQEGADVAPKTLPNDAGTLLVGLDEGKRQAPAVHANGEHKSAAMVHRAADSKRCSIM; encoded by the exons ATGGCGAAGGGTGCAAAAAGGAAGACCAAATGGGTGTCCTTGTCGCTGGCCAACGCAAACACCAAAACCTCGAATGCGACCGGCTCGGATAGCGAACAGACGCaggtccaccaccaccagcaacagcaccatggAGAAG GACACAGGCACAAAATGCACAATGGCGCTACTAGTCTAGCTGCAAAGGTTGGAAAAGAGTTTGCACCTAGAACTGATGTAATAAtagaggagcagcagcagcagcagcagaaggaaaTGCAAGGAAATGAGCGAGTGCAGGAGCAAAGTGGGAATCGAACCGACACCAGCACCGGCAGCGACTGTGTGGCAGGTTCGGAACGACGTCCCATCGGTTCCTACCATAGACGTCGACCTCCTCCGTACAACAACTCGCGAACCAGCTGGAGCGGAGGAGCGGCATCTACCGGATCGAACAATGGTCGCAGCGGCCATTACCACCGTAACGGTTACTATGGTAATGGGGGTGGATATTATGGCGCGGGCAAACGGTCGCACTACGAGCACTACCCACGACGGCAGCAAACTTCGGCCAGCACGAACAGAACGACCTCCGGCGAGGGAGGAGAAACAGGAGGAACTACGATTAACGACG ATGAGTACACCCGAATAACAACCCCGCGACAGGACGTGCTCTTCAAGAAGGGCTACCTGTCCCGTCCGAAGCCTTCGGTCGCGACGGCCAGTACGTCGAACACGGGCTCCAGCTCGATCGCGGCCACCACTAGCGAGGGCAGCGATGGGGGCAACGGAGGCAGCAACAGCATTTCCACGACGGAATCCATCACGTCCGAGTACGGTGGGTCGTATGCGGCCGACGGCAGCCAGCTGATTGACTATTCCTATCCGTGCATTCCGTGCGGCTACTTCACGGAGACGGGCGTACTTGTGATGAATG GTTTTGCTGTAGACAACAATGGCTTTTCGTACTTTAACGGTGGCCAGACGTACATCTACCCACCGAACTACAACAACTGCCAACCGTCACCGCCGACAGACACGACGTCCGCCGGGGACCAAACGACGGATTCGATGCTTTACGCAAATGACAATGCAACGGACGAAACGAACGCGAACGAATCGACTGATCTGCTGGATGGATCGTCTCCGAACCATGCGCCACCGGTCGGTGATGTTGAGGCTGTGGCGCAGTACGAAAGCAATACAGCTGCCGTTGTCGCTTACGGTGAGTGCGGTGACACCGCCGGTGATGGTCAGTTCTACGCGAACGGTGCCCTTCCCACGCTGGAGCAGGTGCCGGAAGAGATCATTCCGAACGGCGAACCACAGCTGGCCGGGGAGCTGGTGgccgctgatgctgctgctgctactactgctggcGCAGTGTGTGACGTGCAGGAGCCGCAGGACTACTCGGAGAATGGGTTCTTCCCGTACACGAATGGGTACGATTTCGCTCAGTTCTACAATTCGCTTTGCTATCCCAACTGGTTCATGGAACAGTGCCGCATGTATGATGATGCTG GTCTACCATTATACTGCGGTGGCGAATACGCTATGACAAATGAGGAGGTCTACGGACATCAGCCGAGCTTTAAGAAGCGCAAAAAGCGGTTCCGTACCTTTGAGGAG ATGCCGGCAGTAAACGGTAACTCTTATGACGTTGGAAACGCCACATCTGCAATGGTG CTTGAACCCAACGCTACCGGTAGCGAGACTACCGAATGTGTGCCAGAAAGCCAAGTTCCTTCTAAAGATGCGCCTCTTCAGTCGTATCAACTAAATGCCGACGTGCAGGAGTTCCAACCTGCTGCACTGCCGGTGGCCAACTCACTTCCAAACGCCGCCAAGATTGGAGACGTCTGTACCACGTCGAATGACAAAGTGGATCATCACAGCACCAAGCCAGGCAACGCTCAACCAGTGGCGAGAAATCGACATCCAGTAGCACCAAAAGCTTCAAAATCTACGTCCAAAGTAGTAGCGGCCGTGCCTGCTGCTGCCCATGCTGCCGTTACTTCAGAGTCAGCTACAGCACCAAACCCATCTCCAGTGCCAGTTGGTGGAAAGCCAACGTCCAGCAAAGCTAACCGCAAGAAGGATTTGATCGAGTCGACGCTTGCCTTCGCCGCCCAGAATATTGATCTCACGCGCCCGAAAGCGGCTGCATCGGTGTCCCACGAGAGCGACCTGTGCTGGACCACCATCGATCGGAATGGCCGGAAGAAGCGTGTTGCATCGGAGCTGCCGGAGCAGGAGGCGGTCACTGCGCCTGGAGCGGAGAAAGAATCTGCTGCGGAAGAACGCGCAAACACGAAACATACGAACGGCGACACAGTGCAGCAAGTTGCACCGACACAAGCTGCGCCTACTACGGTAGAATGTGCCACGGTGCCGGACGCGAACGGTAACCGGGAGCAGCCAACTAAGAGTAAGAAAAagacacacaagcacaaaagACAGCAGCTCCGGAAGTCGGTGGGCAACTTCAACAAGCAACCGCTGGAAGGATTTCAGCTAATCGAGCCGGAATTTTCGTCCTCGGCGGCGGGACACCGCCGTGGACGAAGTGGTGATAAGGCAGGACGTGCTGAAACGATCACGCCGAAAGCTAGCAATGAAGAGGTAACACAGAATGTTGAAGTCAGCAATGAGAAGCAACCGTCCTCGGACGGCCCGGAGCAAGGTACGGCATCATGTGAGGGAGCTTCTCGCGTTGATGAAGAGGTTGCAGAGGTTGCAACTACAAACGCCGTGTATTGTGATAGGGAAAGTGATGGTGTGCCAGCCGAAGTATCGCCCACGGAAGAGAATGTTGCGTTGCAGGTAGAGGAAGTAATCGCTCAAAAAGTCATCCCTTCGCTAGCCGTTGCTGTTGCGGTGGAGGAGAAAACTAATCTAAACGAGACTGAGACTGAAATGCACCACCAACAAACGATGTCTGTGGACGTTGAGCAACTGGAAGACAAGGAACAGGAGCCGGAACTTGAAGTTATCGCCGAAGGAGTGATTGAGGAGAGCAAAAATGACTCCAAACCGTTTGCTCAGGAACCTGAAGTGGTGGAAGAGATGTTGAACCATGTTGCCGAGGGAGCAGTTGAGATTTTACAGGAGCCAACCGAGCCTGACACCACACAGACTAATCATTGCGTAGAGGAACTCACAGTTCCGAATGATCTCGAGGAGTCCAGCGCAGTTTTGTCTCACCCGGTCGAACAGCACCAAACAATGGACGTCCAGCTGACGATCGACACGCACGTGCTTACCAGTGCTGCCAAACAGCTGACGATGAGTTCCGTCACCAGCCCCAAATTGCCCACACTCGAAGAGGACGAAACGGAGGAGCAAGCTGACGGGGCGAATGATGGCATTGGATCGGAGGGTGACGACGCGCGTCCCAAGCGTGGTAGTGTCTCCGGCGCTGGATACACCGAAAGCATCGACTCGGGTCTACAGAGCCCGGCGCCGTGCGGTGGAGTTGCCTCGCCTGAAACCTCGTCCATGGTGAGCTCAATCGAAAGCCAACCGACCAGCGGCGAATCAGGCCAGTCCGCTCTGACCCAGGTGGTAGGTTCGTGGCTGTTGCGAAAGCTGGAAGTGCACGAGACCGAGGAGCTGTTTGTACTGCCGAGCAATCCGCTGCTGATTCAGCGTCTCGAGCGATTCCATCAGCTGCAGCGCCGCGAACGCCGCGAGCGACTTCGGGGAGCGATCACGTCCGAGTCGGAGGGGGATGAAGAGGAAGAGTACGATCTCGAGGGAGAGGACACGGACAGTGACTACATGAGCGATGGACAAGGAAGGCTAGATCGCACACAGTCTGACGACGCCAACAGCTCGCAGCCGGGATCGCCGCTTAACTCCACCCAGCAAGAAGGTGCTGACGTTGCGCCGAAAACTCTGCCCAATGATGCGGGGACACTGTTGGTCGGGCTGGATGAAGGCAAGCGACAGGCACCAGCCGTTCATGCCAACGGGGAACACAAATCCGCAGCAATGGTGCATCGGGCGGCCGACTCAAAGCGCTGCTCGATCATGTAG